The genomic window GCGCCGCGACCCCGGCCGCGTGCGGAGCGGATGCCGATGTGCCGGCGAAGCTGAAGAATCCCGGAACGCTCGTCGATACCCTGTTAGGCGCGACGACCGTCGGCGTATCCCTTTCTTCCAGGAGTGACGCCGCCCGATCGGACGGGAGGCTCGAAACCGTAACTGTCGGCGGAAAGAATATGGACGAGGGACCTTCCGAGCTGAAGAAGTCCACTTCACCGTTGAATGTCGCGCCGACCGCAATGACGCCGGGCGCAGCCGGATGGCCGTATACGCTGTCTTCAGGGACGTTGAACTCTAAGGGATCACCTCCGAGGTTAAAAAAGATTTCGAGCGTCTGGTCTTCGCCGCTGAATTTATTTATGACTATATCGTAGAATCCTGTGCCCGGCCCTTCGTTGGATATACTCGCTATCTCTATCGGGTCGTCGTCGCCGTCCTGGGTATCGGTGCTCGAGCTGATAATCTCCGCCGTATCCGGGTCGACGAGAAAGAGGTCGTAGTCGTCTGAGGCCTCTCCGAAGGGGTTACTCCACTGGAGCACGACGACCGAGCTCCTGTTCGCGGGCAGCTCGATTGTCATGCCCACATCGCTCCCTTCTCCTGCCGCGAGCCCGTAATCGTGGAGCTCGGTCTCGGCGTCCTCAGGGTCTGTATCGACGAACACGGCCTGATAATGGGCGTCACTGTCGTTCCCGGCTGCAGAGACATATATAATGCCGTTTGCGACCGCCTGTGCCGCGGCCTGTGCAACGGAGCCGTCCTGAAAGAAGGGCTCGGAAAGAAAACCAATGTCGTCTACTATTACGTCGGCGCCGATATCGGTGAAGAATTCGATAGCCTCGATGAAATTGAGCGTTGTAGTCCCGTTGTGAAACGCGAGGTTGGCCCCGGGTGCTATATCGTGCACGATCTCTAGAATAGCCGTGCCCTCGTCCCCGGTTCCGGCGTCGCCCACCTGTATTATATTCGGGAGGTCGCCCGTCATCCGGGAAGCCGCGACCGAGTCGATGCCGTCCGATATGACGCCTACCTTTATGCCCGAGCCGTCGACGCCGAACGTCTCCCTCGCTTCGTCCGAGCCCATTATCGCGTCGCCTTCCGTGGTGACCGAGCCCTCTCTCGGATAGCCATAACTGGGAGGCGTTATCTTGGAGACGAACCCGAGCCCGGCCGCCTGTTCAATGCTGCCGTATGGGAGCCAGCCCTGGACTATATTCAGGTTTTCATTTACGACCTCGGTGACCATGCCCAGTTCTTTTAACTGCCCGATATTCTCATCGCCCGGCTCGCTCATCTGCACGTAAACCTGAATGTTCCCCTGGTCGTCCACCCTGACGAGCGGGGTGGAAAAATCCTTTGCGCTCAGGCTCTCTATGCCGTTTCTGGCGGCGCCAGTCTCCGCTATCCTGCCGATGACTTCTGTCAGCTTCGGACTAACCTTGGAGTCTATAGTGCTGGCAGCAGACCTGTTCGTAAGGTCTCTGCCGTCTATGTCCTCCAGGGCGGATGTTTCGGGAATCAAATCGGAGATGTAAGGAGTGCAGCATAGAATTACCAGTGTAACCAGTCCTTTTCTCATTAATTTTTTCTCCGGGGGATATATTTGATTTTAATATTATAACCAATCGGCTTCCCTGTATATCGATATATTTGACGTGGACCGATTCCTTAAATTATTCCTGATATTATCGGATTACCTACACCTTATACTGTCGGCCGGACAAAAACCTTCTCTCCTGATGAATCCGGGTTTATCAGTTTCGATCGGCTGAGCCGCCGTTCCGGGCAAAATTATTTGTAGCAAACAGATATAATTGACTATATATATAAATATAGAGGCGCAGATGACATTTTCTTTGGCATATGGAGCGAAGCCTTGGTCTTCGGGAACTTGCAACTATATGATTCTCCTGAAGAGGCCGGGGTACGTAACTACGAGCCCGTCGGAGTCGACCTCGATATCTCTCACGAAATCACCGTCGAGCG from Thermodesulfobacteriota bacterium includes these protein-coding regions:
- a CDS encoding S8 family serine peptidase: MRKGLVTLVILCCTPYISDLIPETSALEDIDGRDLTNRSAASTIDSKVSPKLTEVIGRIAETGAARNGIESLSAKDFSTPLVRVDDQGNIQVYVQMSEPGDENIGQLKELGMVTEVVNENLNIVQGWLPYGSIEQAAGLGFVSKITPPSYGYPREGSVTTEGDAIMGSDEARETFGVDGSGIKVGVISDGIDSVAASRMTGDLPNIIQVGDAGTGDEGTAILEIVHDIAPGANLAFHNGTTTLNFIEAIEFFTDIGADVIVDDIGFLSEPFFQDGSVAQAAAQAVANGIIYVSAAGNDSDAHYQAVFVDTDPEDAETELHDYGLAAGEGSDVGMTIELPANRSSVVVLQWSNPFGEASDDYDLFLVDPDTAEIISSSTDTQDGDDDPIEIASISNEGPGTGFYDIVINKFSGEDQTLEIFFNLGGDPLEFNVPEDSVYGHPAAPGVIAVGATFNGEVDFFSSEGPSSIFFPPTVTVSSLPSDRAASLLEERDTPTVVAPNRVSTSVPGFFSFAGTSASAPHAAGVAALVLQALGFGADIESANSAESSIITARQVEEVTDIITGTADDLSPAGFDNISGFGSINACAAVAEALGEDGCNGVEPPPGDGDSNDSGGCAIYGSGGNEIAAVTAFTNILILMIPVFVTAIGFLRRRKQ